In the genome of Desulfuromonas sp. DDH964, one region contains:
- a CDS encoding AzlC family ABC transporter permease, with translation MHGKANSILHDGLAAAWPICFGYFPIGLALGVLGQQAGLGPAAVALMSALVFAGSAQFIAVAMLGSGASVTAIILTTFIVNLRHLLMSSALAVPLRGVSRPFLLLFAYGITDESFAVNMTRFRQGAWDRWRALVVHHAANSSWIAATLLGALVGNLIPQGAFGIDYALPAMFIALLVLQLRSRIHLLTGLFAAAGAVGWKLLVPGGTYIVVAAVAAATAGYLLRRRREVRR, from the coding sequence TTGCACGGTAAGGCAAATTCGATTTTGCACGACGGCCTGGCGGCGGCATGGCCGATCTGCTTCGGCTATTTCCCGATTGGCCTGGCGCTCGGCGTCCTGGGTCAGCAGGCCGGTCTCGGCCCGGCCGCGGTCGCCCTGATGTCGGCCCTGGTCTTTGCCGGCAGTGCCCAGTTCATCGCCGTTGCCATGCTCGGCAGCGGCGCCTCGGTCACAGCGATCATCCTGACGACCTTTATCGTCAACCTCCGCCACCTGCTGATGAGCTCGGCCCTTGCCGTCCCCCTGCGCGGGGTCTCCCGCCCTTTTCTGCTCCTCTTCGCCTACGGCATCACCGATGAAAGCTTCGCGGTCAACATGACCCGCTTTCGGCAGGGCGCCTGGGACCGCTGGCGGGCCCTGGTGGTGCATCATGCCGCCAACTCCAGTTGGATCGCGGCCACCCTTCTCGGTGCCCTGGTGGGGAACCTGATCCCGCAGGGGGCATTCGGCATCGATTATGCCTTGCCGGCGATGTTCATCGCCCTGCTGGTGCTGCAGCTGCGCAGTCGGATTCATCTTTTGACCGGCCTTTTCGCCGCCGCCGGCGCGGTAGGATGGAAGCTGCTGGTACCCGGCGGCACCTACATCGTCGTTGCCGCCGTCGCGGCCGCTACCGCCGGCTATCTGCTGCGCCGTCGCCGCGAGGTTCGGCGATGA
- the trkA gene encoding Trk system potassium transporter TrkA: MKVLIVGAGQVGYFLCERLSLEGHEVTLIDREIEHLSRARDRLNVLGIQGNGASAETLEQAAIKDAEIFIAVTDLDEVNILACLLAREYSVKTRIARVKSIEYTSQGAILSKEKLGIDLLINPDDAVADEIVKIACRSGAFDVAEFVEGQIQFLGYRIGPDSPLVDLTLRELGEIRGMYRFVVTAISRGTATIIPRGDDVIQAGDSIFIVAHQTDLPAIQYMLQLEDAPKQRSRRAFVLGGGRIGLRIASQLEKLRFDVRLVERDEKRCETLSAKLRRSLIIHSEGTDIRTLVDEGIEGADVFIAVTESDESNILCSLLARQHGARRTLTLVNSPEMLGLAPTLGIDACVSPRLAAAGAILKYVRRGDIISLATIEGSNAEALELQVKAGSGVIGIPLKDLQFPPGAILGAIVHDASYEIPTGETLLRSGDRIVVFALSGSVAKVEKFFAAP; the protein is encoded by the coding sequence ATGAAGGTTCTCATCGTCGGCGCCGGCCAGGTCGGCTACTTTCTCTGCGAACGCCTTTCCCTCGAAGGGCATGAAGTCACCCTCATCGATCGGGAGATTGAGCACCTTTCCCGCGCCCGGGACCGCCTCAACGTTCTCGGCATCCAGGGGAACGGCGCCAGTGCCGAAACCCTGGAACAGGCCGCCATCAAGGACGCCGAAATCTTCATCGCCGTCACCGACCTCGACGAGGTGAACATCCTTGCCTGCCTGCTGGCGCGCGAATACTCGGTCAAGACCCGCATCGCCCGCGTTAAAAGCATTGAATACACCAGCCAGGGCGCGATCCTCTCCAAGGAGAAGCTCGGTATCGACCTGCTGATCAATCCCGACGATGCCGTCGCCGACGAAATCGTCAAGATCGCATGCCGTTCCGGGGCCTTCGATGTTGCCGAATTTGTCGAGGGACAAATCCAGTTCCTCGGCTACCGTATCGGCCCCGATAGCCCGCTGGTCGACCTGACACTGCGGGAGCTGGGTGAAATTCGCGGCATGTACCGCTTTGTCGTCACCGCCATCAGCCGCGGCACTGCAACCATCATCCCGCGCGGCGATGATGTCATTCAGGCCGGAGACAGCATCTTTATCGTGGCCCACCAGACCGATTTGCCGGCCATCCAATACATGCTGCAACTGGAAGACGCCCCGAAACAGCGGTCACGACGCGCCTTCGTCCTCGGCGGAGGGCGCATCGGGCTGCGCATCGCCAGCCAGCTCGAAAAGCTGCGTTTTGATGTGCGCCTGGTGGAACGGGACGAAAAGCGCTGCGAGACCCTCTCCGCCAAACTGCGCCGCAGCCTGATCATCCATTCCGAGGGGACCGACATCCGTACCCTCGTCGACGAGGGGATCGAAGGGGCCGACGTCTTTATCGCCGTCACTGAAAGCGACGAGAGCAACATTCTTTGCTCCCTCCTCGCCCGCCAGCACGGCGCCCGCCGCACTCTGACCCTGGTCAACAGCCCGGAGATGCTCGGTCTCGCCCCCACGCTCGGCATCGATGCCTGCGTCTCGCCGCGCCTTGCCGCAGCGGGGGCCATCCTCAAATACGTCCGGCGCGGCGATATCATTTCCCTTGCCACCATCGAAGGGAGCAATGCCGAAGCCCTTGAACTGCAGGTGAAGGCCGGCAGCGGTGTCATCGGCATCCCCCTCAAGGATCTCCAGTTCCCCCCCGGAGCGATTCTCGGCGCCATTGTCCACGATGCCAGCTACGAAATCCCCACCGGCGAAACCCTGCTGCGAAGCGGTGACCGCATTGTCGTCTTCGCCCTTTCCGGGTCGGTCGCCAAGGTCGAGAAGTTCTTCGCCGCGCCATGA
- a CDS encoding response regulator yields the protein MAGERILVIDDAEGVRKLLRASLAKEGFAARFAGSGEEGLEAVRRELPDLILLDLMLPAMDGLEVCRRLKAEPRSRAVPVIMLTGRGEEADMVRGLELGADDYIVKPFSPRVLIARLRAVLRRRSEEQGEEAATLRLHDLVIDPTRGEVRAGEELVPLSHPEFRFLQLLAASLQDAESGATFPAPASSGADLLPDPASLLEQEGMTLFALNRLAGIAPLFDRIPESLLQQSPWLAYYGALARFQSRRGDAAGCLEAARSGFATAGNRPGELLATAQILLVQTLFPDDSGSAATLALAGEELAAAHLSQLSAYAQIHVAQCLALAGLFRCGDDPRVAHYQELALTLGEEQGLTGFGALAYFCSGYQLLRRGDLRGLLRLLEEFASLLQHPQTSSCERLLLRLLQLYALLLQGDDLNRQRLLPQLEHGIDPRLLERSLVRLELGLLDIAAVLQGSANPRDLDSCQAWAEMAPRPWAHRFLSLGALLALREGDQAWAGAMLAEARSLLALCKNPFDLAWCGLLLGGVGLQLDDDDFRADLMAARAAAAGLGNDWLADAIAGVLLLCDLQEGEDIGQELADWLAASSRAGGLALRFTPREIRQRLLEPALARDRRAARPLAASLDLVLTDGNGPVPLLDVQTLGGIAIRRGTRTVIPAEALTPAQRELLALLVSVPEMKLSQEEVQLDFWPDSPPEKARSSFDSLLLRLRKTLDTALAPFSARDCLQLQKGILCLENVRVDARIFAGEVRLGLDLVQRREYWQAGNAFARAHALWKGPFMPGSSARDLATGYREELDLLFVVGMQNWAELLIDSGQIEAATEILLQALRTDRTNDKLVRTLCRCHLRTNNPLKARQVMQDYAATLRREAYSSEEIDQILATFPTLLRQNSPPA from the coding sequence ATGGCGGGCGAGCGAATTCTGGTCATCGATGATGCCGAGGGTGTGCGCAAGCTGCTGCGGGCCAGCCTCGCCAAGGAGGGATTTGCCGCCCGCTTTGCCGGGAGCGGCGAGGAGGGCCTGGAAGCCGTTCGGCGGGAGCTTCCCGATCTGATTCTCCTCGACCTGATGCTGCCGGCCATGGATGGGCTGGAGGTCTGCCGCCGCCTCAAAGCGGAGCCGCGCAGTCGCGCGGTGCCGGTCATCATGCTGACCGGCCGTGGCGAAGAGGCGGACATGGTTCGCGGCCTGGAACTGGGGGCGGACGACTACATCGTCAAGCCCTTCAGCCCCCGGGTCTTGATCGCCAGGCTGCGGGCGGTCCTGCGCCGTCGTAGCGAAGAACAGGGGGAGGAAGCGGCCACCCTTCGTCTGCATGATCTGGTCATCGATCCGACCCGCGGCGAGGTCAGGGCCGGGGAAGAGCTGGTCCCCCTGTCGCACCCGGAATTCCGCTTTCTGCAGTTGCTGGCAGCCTCCCTCCAGGACGCCGAATCGGGCGCCACCTTCCCCGCGCCTGCTTCCTCCGGCGCGGATCTGCTCCCCGATCCGGCCTCCCTTCTCGAGCAGGAAGGGATGACCCTCTTCGCGCTGAACCGGCTGGCGGGGATCGCCCCCCTCTTTGACCGCATCCCCGAAAGCCTGCTCCAGCAAAGTCCGTGGCTGGCCTATTATGGCGCGCTGGCGCGCTTTCAATCGAGACGGGGGGATGCGGCTGGTTGTCTCGAAGCCGCCCGCTCCGGTTTTGCCACCGCCGGCAACCGCCCCGGCGAACTTCTTGCGACCGCCCAGATCCTTCTGGTCCAGACCTTGTTCCCCGATGACTCGGGCAGTGCCGCGACCCTCGCGCTGGCTGGCGAGGAACTGGCCGCAGCGCACCTTTCGCAACTTTCCGCCTATGCCCAGATTCACGTTGCCCAGTGCCTCGCCCTGGCCGGCCTCTTCCGCTGTGGAGATGACCCCAGGGTGGCCCACTACCAGGAACTCGCCCTGACCCTTGGCGAGGAACAGGGGCTGACCGGATTCGGCGCCCTGGCCTATTTCTGCAGCGGTTATCAGCTGCTGCGGCGCGGTGACCTGCGTGGCCTGTTGCGTCTTCTGGAAGAGTTCGCGTCGTTGTTGCAGCATCCCCAGACCAGCAGTTGCGAGCGGCTGCTGCTGCGCTTGCTGCAGCTCTATGCGCTGCTGCTGCAGGGAGATGACCTGAACCGGCAACGCCTGCTGCCGCAGCTGGAACATGGGATCGACCCGCGCCTGTTGGAACGCTCCCTGGTTCGCCTCGAACTGGGCCTGCTCGACATTGCCGCTGTTCTGCAGGGGAGCGCCAATCCGCGCGATCTGGACAGCTGCCAGGCCTGGGCGGAGATGGCGCCGCGCCCCTGGGCGCACCGGTTCCTCTCCCTCGGCGCCCTGCTGGCTCTGCGGGAGGGCGACCAGGCCTGGGCTGGTGCCATGCTCGCCGAGGCCCGGTCGCTCCTGGCCTTGTGCAAAAACCCGTTTGATCTGGCCTGGTGCGGACTGTTGCTCGGCGGCGTCGGTTTGCAATTGGACGACGACGACTTCCGTGCCGACCTGATGGCAGCCAGGGCGGCGGCGGCAGGGCTCGGCAATGATTGGCTGGCGGATGCCATCGCGGGGGTTCTGCTCCTCTGCGATCTGCAGGAAGGGGAGGATATAGGGCAGGAACTGGCCGACTGGCTCGCCGCCAGCAGCCGCGCGGGCGGCCTGGCGCTGCGTTTTACCCCGCGGGAGATCCGCCAGCGCCTGCTGGAACCGGCCCTGGCTCGTGATCGACGGGCGGCGCGTCCCCTGGCCGCCAGCCTCGACCTGGTGCTAACCGATGGCAACGGGCCGGTGCCGCTCCTCGACGTCCAGACCCTCGGCGGCATTGCGATCCGTCGCGGTACCCGCACCGTAATCCCCGCCGAAGCCCTGACGCCGGCCCAGCGGGAACTCCTGGCGCTGCTGGTGTCGGTCCCGGAAATGAAGCTCAGTCAGGAGGAGGTGCAGCTCGATTTCTGGCCCGACAGCCCACCGGAAAAGGCCCGTTCCAGTTTCGATTCATTGCTGTTGCGCTTGCGCAAGACCCTCGATACCGCCCTGGCTCCCTTTTCCGCCCGGGATTGCCTGCAACTGCAGAAGGGGATCCTCTGCCTGGAAAATGTCCGTGTCGATGCCCGCATCTTTGCCGGGGAGGTCCGGCTTGGTCTCGACCTGGTCCAGCGCCGGGAATACTGGCAGGCCGGCAATGCCTTTGCCCGGGCTCATGCGCTCTGGAAAGGGCCTTTTATGCCTGGTTCGAGTGCCCGTGACCTGGCAACCGGCTACCGGGAGGAACTCGACCTCCTCTTCGTGGTCGGCATGCAGAACTGGGCGGAGCTGCTGATCGATTCCGGCCAGATCGAGGCCGCCACCGAAATTCTGCTGCAGGCGCTGCGTACCGATCGAACCAACGACAAGCTGGTCAGGACGCTCTGCCGTTGCCATTTGCGGACCAACAACCCCCTCAAGGCGCGCCAGGTGATGCAGGACTATGCGGCGACCCTGCGTCGGGAGGCCTATTCCAGCGAAGAAATCGACCAGATCCTGGCCACCTTTCCGACCCTGCTCCGGCAAAATTCTCCCCCCGCTTAA
- a CDS encoding TrkH family potassium uptake protein, producing the protein MNILLTLRILGALLLFLAAALLVPIPFGLFFADGAAGAFLLSAAIAGAVGALLLKFCRSDRELSVREGFAVVTFGWLCYAFFGALPFLFSGAIPNPLDACFETMSGFTTTGATILPVIETLPQSVLLWRALTHWLGGMGIIVMSLAILPMLGVGGMQLFKAEVPGPTADRLKPRIQDTAKLLWGVYVLLTAAEAALLMAGGMSFYEALCHAFATLATGGFSTRNASVGAYDSAYIDWVITFFMFLAGVNFSLHYYALRGRLREYFRNEEFLFYLALTVGVTGLLVILNQGTSYQSLADNLRFSAFQTTSILTTTGFGTANYETWPVLAQYLLVFLMFIGGCAGSTGGGIKVARILLLFKHAQVQLYRLIHPRAVRLVKLGNTPVDREVMQSILGFFALYMAIFVLASFLMAAVGMDLVSAGAAVIATLGNIGPGLGSVGPIAHYGHIAPFGKAVLILCMLLGRLELFTVLVLFFPSFWRK; encoded by the coding sequence ATGAACATCCTGCTGACCCTGCGTATTCTCGGCGCTCTGCTCCTCTTTCTCGCCGCCGCCCTTTTGGTGCCGATTCCCTTCGGCCTCTTTTTTGCCGACGGCGCCGCCGGGGCGTTCCTGCTCTCCGCGGCAATCGCCGGCGCGGTCGGAGCGCTGCTCCTCAAATTCTGCCGCAGCGACCGCGAGCTGTCGGTGCGTGAAGGGTTCGCCGTTGTCACCTTCGGCTGGCTCTGTTACGCCTTTTTCGGCGCTCTCCCGTTCCTTTTCAGCGGCGCCATCCCCAACCCCCTCGATGCCTGCTTCGAGACTATGAGCGGCTTCACCACGACCGGCGCAACGATCCTGCCGGTGATCGAGACCCTGCCGCAGAGCGTGCTTCTTTGGCGAGCGCTGACGCACTGGCTCGGCGGCATGGGGATCATCGTCATGTCGCTGGCGATCCTGCCGATGCTCGGGGTCGGCGGCATGCAGCTCTTCAAGGCCGAAGTCCCGGGGCCGACTGCCGACCGCCTCAAGCCCCGCATCCAGGACACTGCCAAGCTCCTCTGGGGAGTCTACGTTCTGCTCACTGCCGCGGAGGCGGCGCTGCTGATGGCAGGTGGCATGAGCTTTTACGAGGCACTCTGCCACGCCTTTGCCACCCTCGCCACCGGCGGCTTTTCGACCCGCAACGCCTCGGTGGGGGCCTACGACAGCGCCTATATCGACTGGGTCATCACTTTCTTCATGTTTCTCGCCGGGGTCAACTTCTCCCTCCACTACTATGCGTTGCGCGGCCGCCTGCGCGAGTACTTCCGCAACGAAGAGTTTCTCTTCTACCTGGCCCTCACGGTGGGTGTCACCGGCCTGCTGGTGATCCTCAACCAGGGGACCAGCTACCAGTCGCTGGCCGACAACCTGCGCTTCAGCGCCTTCCAGACCACCTCGATTCTCACCACCACCGGTTTCGGCACCGCCAACTACGAGACTTGGCCGGTTCTCGCCCAGTACCTGCTGGTCTTTCTGATGTTCATCGGCGGCTGTGCCGGATCGACCGGCGGCGGCATCAAGGTCGCCCGCATCCTGCTCCTCTTCAAGCATGCCCAGGTCCAGCTTTACCGCCTGATCCACCCGCGCGCGGTGCGCCTGGTCAAGCTCGGCAATACTCCGGTCGACCGCGAGGTCATGCAGTCGATCCTCGGTTTTTTCGCTCTCTACATGGCGATTTTCGTCCTTGCCTCGTTCCTGATGGCAGCGGTCGGCATGGACCTGGTTTCGGCCGGCGCCGCGGTGATTGCCACCCTCGGCAATATCGGCCCGGGTCTCGGCAGTGTCGGCCCGATCGCCCACTACGGGCACATCGCCCCCTTCGGCAAGGCGGTCCTGATCCTCTGCATGCTCCTCGGCCGGCTCGAACTCTTTACCGTCCTCGTCCTCTTCTTCCCCTCCTTCTGGCGCAAATGA
- a CDS encoding HAD family hydrolase, which translates to MEPDRHLSTLRGVLFDLDGTLLQVDMGEFIPAYIGRLGSHFADQVAPDRFARTLRAAIHALLAGEGEGKNNEERLLAILEQQTGLAAAHFFDRFQAFVSDGLAELAPLVRGLPLARTILQRAFDRGLKVAIATNPVFPRAVVAARLAWGGLAEFPFDLVTTIENSRYCKPQPDYFRDVAAEIGLAPEECLMVGNDTSHDLAARQVGMPTFLVDTWLVDRNNGHFACDFRGGHPDLFRFLGRLGASRRMN; encoded by the coding sequence ATGGAACCGGACCGGCACCTCTCCACCCTGCGCGGTGTACTCTTCGACCTCGACGGCACCCTGCTGCAGGTCGACATGGGCGAATTTATCCCCGCCTATATCGGCCGGCTCGGCAGCCATTTTGCGGACCAGGTGGCGCCGGATCGCTTTGCCCGGACGCTGCGCGCCGCGATCCACGCCCTGCTCGCCGGTGAGGGGGAGGGGAAGAACAATGAAGAGCGTCTGCTGGCCATTCTGGAGCAGCAGACCGGGCTCGCCGCTGCGCACTTTTTCGACCGTTTCCAGGCCTTTGTGAGCGACGGCCTTGCCGAATTGGCCCCGTTGGTAAGGGGACTGCCGCTGGCTCGGACAATCCTGCAACGGGCCTTTGACCGCGGGCTGAAGGTGGCCATTGCCACCAACCCGGTCTTCCCCCGGGCCGTCGTCGCGGCCCGGCTGGCCTGGGGCGGACTTGCCGAATTCCCCTTTGACCTGGTGACGACTATCGAAAACAGCCGCTACTGCAAGCCGCAGCCCGACTATTTTCGGGATGTCGCCGCCGAAATCGGCCTTGCGCCGGAAGAGTGCCTGATGGTCGGCAACGACACCAGTCATGACCTCGCCGCGCGCCAGGTCGGCATGCCGACCTTCCTGGTCGATACCTGGCTGGTCGATCGCAACAACGGCCATTTTGCCTGTGACTTCCGCGGTGGCCACCCGGACCTCTTCCGTTTCCTGGGCCGGCTCGGCGCAAGCCGTCGAATGAATTGA
- a CDS encoding helix-turn-helix domain-containing protein, with product MDNIREEVKELQIGRKVRRLRQEQRLTLQQLADGTGLSKPLLSQVENDQVIPPLATLLRIAKALRVNLHHFFQEEGDSEKCILVRAADRQPQPRRGNSDPAAPPYRYHSLAAGKRQRNMEPFLVEFDARDWQEELLVSHQGEEFLFLLEGDLELHYGEQVMTMHPGDSVYYDSTEPHGYVAVGSKRPRAVAVVYSRD from the coding sequence ATGGATAACATTCGCGAAGAAGTCAAGGAACTGCAGATCGGCCGCAAGGTCCGGCGCCTGCGCCAGGAACAGCGCCTGACGCTGCAGCAGCTCGCCGACGGGACCGGTCTTTCCAAGCCGCTGCTGTCGCAGGTCGAGAACGACCAGGTGATCCCGCCCCTCGCCACCCTGCTGCGCATCGCCAAGGCATTGCGGGTCAACCTTCACCACTTCTTCCAGGAGGAAGGGGACAGCGAAAAGTGTATCCTGGTGCGCGCCGCCGATCGCCAGCCCCAGCCCCGCCGCGGCAACAGCGACCCCGCCGCCCCCCCCTACCGTTACCACTCCCTCGCTGCCGGCAAGCGTCAGCGCAACATGGAGCCGTTCCTGGTTGAGTTTGACGCCCGCGACTGGCAGGAGGAACTGCTGGTCAGCCACCAGGGCGAAGAGTTCCTGTTTCTGCTGGAGGGCGATCTCGAACTCCATTACGGCGAGCAGGTCATGACCATGCACCCCGGCGATTCGGTCTACTACGACTCCACCGAACCCCATGGCTATGTCGCCGTCGGCAGCAAACGGCCGCGGGCGGTCGCGGTGGTCTACTCCCGGGACTGA
- a CDS encoding RluA family pseudouridine synthase, which produces MPAHRLLEFPPGRAPERLDRFLAEALPELTRSQLKRLIDDEQVLLAAAPVKAGLKLRGGERLSVNLPQPQPLAAQPEAIPLTVLYEDAHLIVIDKPAGLVVHPAPGHQGGTLVNALLHHCHDLAGIGGSLRPGIVHRLDKETSGVLVATKDDATHNSLARQFKLHTINRRYLALVHGCPEAESGTIDQAIGRHPVERKKMSSATRSGRRAVTHWRVRERFFGPRLALLELRLETGRTHQIRVHLSEQGFPVVGDPVYGRPGRLRNTADPQLRTMLTQLHRQFLHARLLGFVHPVTGSYMEFESPLPEDLAGILAYLEKISRSAAQGATPPD; this is translated from the coding sequence ATGCCCGCCCATCGCCTCCTTGAGTTTCCCCCGGGGCGGGCCCCGGAGCGGCTCGACCGCTTCCTGGCCGAGGCGCTCCCCGAGCTGACCCGCTCCCAGCTTAAACGATTGATCGACGATGAGCAGGTCCTGCTCGCCGCCGCCCCGGTCAAGGCCGGATTGAAATTACGCGGCGGTGAACGGCTCAGTGTCAACCTGCCGCAGCCCCAGCCGCTTGCGGCCCAGCCGGAAGCGATTCCGCTTACCGTCCTTTACGAAGACGCCCACCTGATCGTGATTGATAAGCCGGCCGGGTTGGTGGTGCATCCGGCCCCGGGACACCAGGGCGGTACCCTGGTCAATGCCCTGCTGCACCACTGTCACGATCTGGCCGGAATCGGCGGCAGCCTGCGCCCGGGTATTGTCCACCGCCTCGACAAGGAAACCTCCGGGGTGCTGGTCGCCACCAAGGACGATGCCACCCACAACAGCCTTGCCCGCCAGTTCAAGCTGCACACCATCAACCGTCGCTATCTGGCCCTGGTTCATGGCTGCCCGGAGGCGGAGAGCGGTACCATCGATCAGGCCATCGGCCGCCATCCGGTCGAACGCAAGAAGATGAGCAGCGCCACCCGCAGCGGACGCCGCGCCGTGACGCACTGGCGCGTTCGCGAGCGTTTTTTCGGCCCGCGCCTCGCCCTGCTCGAACTGCGGCTCGAAACCGGGCGTACCCACCAGATCCGGGTCCATCTCTCGGAGCAGGGATTCCCGGTGGTCGGCGATCCGGTCTACGGTCGTCCGGGGCGCTTGCGCAACACCGCCGACCCCCAGTTGCGGACAATGCTCACGCAATTGCACCGCCAGTTTCTCCATGCCCGGTTGCTCGGCTTCGTACACCCGGTCACCGGCAGCTACATGGAGTTTGAAAGCCCGCTGCCGGAGGACCTTGCCGGCATTCTGGCCTACCTCGAAAAGATCTCCCGGAGCGCCGCCCAGGGGGCGACGCCCCCCGACTGA
- a CDS encoding AzlD domain-containing protein, which produces MSPVGYLLLLLGMGAVTYLPRLLPLLFLSQRTLPRWLVEWLELIPVAILAALLAPALLVDDGAGRIDLLRPQLWVAVPTFYVAWRSRSLGGTVVAGMGLFWLLGWCAG; this is translated from the coding sequence ATGAGCCCGGTCGGATACCTGCTGCTCCTGCTCGGCATGGGGGCAGTGACCTACCTCCCGCGGCTGCTGCCGCTGCTCTTTCTCTCCCAGCGCACTCTGCCGCGCTGGCTGGTGGAATGGCTGGAGCTGATCCCGGTGGCGATTCTTGCCGCCCTGCTCGCGCCGGCCCTGCTGGTCGATGACGGCGCCGGGCGCATCGACCTGCTACGCCCACAGCTTTGGGTTGCCGTCCCGACCTTTTATGTCGCCTGGCGGAGTCGTTCCCTCGGTGGGACGGTCGTTGCCGGGATGGGGCTCTTCTGGCTCCTCGGCTGGTGCGCCGGTTAG
- the pgeF gene encoding peptidoglycan editing factor PgeF — protein sequence MKLARQGKINYLQPSWAAGAHPVQAGFTTRNGGVSRPPFNSLNLGLNTEDLRSSVEGNRSTLARAFGLQPHMLLTVKQVHGSDILVIDQPNPDLSHFLGVECDAIITDRPGIMIGVLVADCFPVLLYDPQHQVAAAVHVGWRGAAAGIIGRTVASMSNLFGCRPEELQGAIGPGIGSHRYEVDRPVREAFRSGSGHWEAIAKEIGLGKWHLDLRASCQLQLEEAGLAGQRITAVEECTCCHRELFFSYRRDNGQTGRQLGFIRLQQR from the coding sequence ATGAAACTTGCCCGTCAGGGAAAGATCAACTACCTGCAACCATCCTGGGCCGCCGGGGCGCATCCGGTTCAGGCCGGGTTTACCACCCGCAACGGCGGGGTCAGTCGGCCGCCCTTCAATTCGCTGAACCTGGGACTCAACACCGAGGATCTGCGCTCCAGCGTGGAAGGGAATCGCTCGACCCTGGCCCGCGCCTTTGGGTTGCAACCCCACATGCTCCTCACCGTGAAGCAGGTGCATGGCAGCGATATCCTGGTTATCGACCAGCCCAACCCCGATCTCTCCCATTTCCTCGGTGTCGAGTGCGACGCGATCATCACCGACCGTCCGGGGATCATGATCGGGGTTCTTGTCGCCGACTGTTTTCCGGTCCTCCTCTATGATCCGCAGCATCAGGTGGCGGCCGCCGTTCATGTCGGCTGGCGCGGTGCCGCCGCCGGCATTATCGGCCGCACGGTCGCCTCGATGAGTAACCTCTTTGGTTGCCGCCCCGAGGAGCTGCAGGGGGCCATCGGCCCCGGCATCGGCAGCCACCGCTACGAGGTCGACCGCCCGGTCCGGGAAGCGTTTCGCAGTGGCAGTGGCCATTGGGAGGCGATCGCCAAGGAGATCGGGCTTGGCAAATGGCACCTCGATCTGCGCGCCAGCTGTCAGCTGCAGTTGGAGGAAGCCGGCCTCGCCGGGCAGCGGATAACGGCGGTGGAGGAGTGTACCTGCTGCCACCGGGAGCTCTTTTTTTCCTATCGTCGGGACAACGGCCAGACCGGGCGGCAGCTCGGCTTTATCCGTTTGCAACAACGCTGA
- a CDS encoding HNH endonuclease → MEGWGDGVDEEVLRRERAKARELRNSQWWKNRIATGCCHYCGRQVAPRELTLDHVVPLVRGGRSTRGNCVPACKECNSKKQHLLPVEWQEYLDKLARD, encoded by the coding sequence ATGGAAGGCTGGGGTGATGGAGTGGACGAAGAGGTGTTGCGCCGTGAGCGCGCCAAGGCCCGTGAGCTGCGCAACAGTCAGTGGTGGAAAAACCGGATCGCTACCGGGTGTTGCCACTACTGCGGGCGGCAGGTGGCGCCCCGGGAGCTGACTCTCGATCATGTCGTCCCCCTGGTTCGCGGTGGGCGCAGCACCCGTGGCAACTGTGTGCCGGCCTGCAAGGAATGCAACAGCAAAAAACAGCACCTGCTGCCGGTGGAGTGGCAGGAATACCTGGACAAACTCGCCCGGGATTGA
- the elbB gene encoding isoprenoid biosynthesis glyoxalase ElbB: MAKVGVILSGCGVYDGSEIQEAVITLLALDRAGAEAVCMAPDVAQMHVVNHLSGEVAAGESRNVLVESARIARGQIRDIKTVRVTDFDALILPGGFGAAKNLCNFAVKGAECDVNPEVSRLLRETIQAKKPLAAVCIAPALVARVLGGEKLTPTVTIGTDAATAEALETMGATHQDCPVREFVIDRKNKIVTSPAYMLAGRISEAADGIEKTVKELLALI; encoded by the coding sequence ATGGCAAAAGTCGGTGTCATCCTCTCCGGCTGCGGCGTCTACGACGGCAGCGAAATTCAGGAAGCGGTCATCACCCTGCTGGCTCTCGACCGGGCCGGCGCCGAGGCGGTCTGCATGGCGCCCGACGTGGCGCAGATGCATGTCGTCAACCACCTCAGCGGCGAGGTCGCCGCCGGCGAGAGCCGCAATGTCCTGGTCGAATCAGCGCGCATCGCACGCGGCCAGATCCGCGACATCAAGACGGTGCGGGTCACCGACTTCGACGCCCTGATCCTCCCCGGCGGGTTCGGCGCCGCCAAGAATCTGTGCAATTTTGCCGTCAAGGGGGCCGAGTGTGATGTCAACCCCGAGGTCTCCCGGCTGCTGCGCGAGACGATCCAGGCGAAGAAGCCCCTCGCCGCGGTCTGCATCGCCCCGGCGCTGGTGGCGCGGGTCCTCGGCGGCGAAAAGCTCACCCCGACGGTAACGATCGGGACGGACGCCGCGACCGCCGAGGCGCTGGAGACGATGGGCGCCACCCACCAGGACTGCCCGGTTCGCGAGTTCGTCATCGACCGCAAGAACAAGATCGTCACCTCCCCCGCCTATATGCTCGCCGGCCGCATCAGCGAAGCGGCCGACGGCATCGAAAAGACGGTCAAAGAGCTCCTCGCGCTGATCTAA